In Naumovozyma castellii chromosome 1, complete genome, one DNA window encodes the following:
- the DDI1 gene encoding Ddi1p (ancestral locus Anc_8.185) — MTYKNALKPLRYLPGVTRSGISRCQLYNNHPTLSPPADTHKHTQAHNHMSLNITISNEINGEVYGPIELNHDMALSDLLALLQIDCHYNGAKHDLYVNSTLIDPQQQNDKTLKDLNFKDDDLLLLRPKFNATSTAATAASHDDDDDTFLSLFRNELLRNETLRNQFAANVPNLQQLLDNEQQFKQQLGPLLLQQRHQQQANPFGIPQQEYQTLMTNPDHPANAKRIAELIDQQAIDEQLRNALEYTPEVFFPVPMLYVNLEINGSPVKAFVDSGSQITIMSKSLAEKSGLTKLIDKRYAGEARGVGRGEIIGKIHQAQVKIETQFVPCSFTVLDLDIDMLLGLDMLRRHQGCIDLEKNVLRFAGVETRFLNESEIPKSEIFEQKLEPTKPTPTSSIPKPSPGAVAKPVPKTATATATVPTATATTAPHTTQRTFPEPLIKQVTDLGFTRTEAINALNRTGGNAELAAALLFQ, encoded by the coding sequence ATGACATACAAAAACGCGCTAAAGCCGCTCCGATATCTTCCGGGCGTTACCCGCAGTGGCATTTCTCGCTGTCAGCTCTATAACAACCACCCGACTCTCTCTCCCCCTGCTGACACTCACAAACACACACAAGCACACAATCACATGTCCCTCAACATCACTATATCCAACGAAATCAACGGCGAGGTATACGGCCCCATCGAACTCAACCACGACATGGCCCTCTCGGACCTCCTCGCTCTGTTGCAGATCGATTGCCACTACAATGGCGCCAAACACGATCTGTACGTCAACTCCACCCTCATCGACCCACAACAACAGAACGACAAGACGTTAAAAGACTTGAATTTCAAAGACGACGATCTATTGCTACTAAGACCAAAATTCAACGCGACTTCAACTGCCGCCACCGCCGCGTCCCATGACGACGACGATGACACATTCCTCTCCCTCTTCAGAAACGAACTTCTAAGAAACGAAACCCTGAGAAACCAATTCGCTGCAAACGTACCAAACCTACAACAACTGCTAGACAACGAACAACAATTCAAACAACAACTGGGCCCGCTTCTCCTACAACAGAGACACCAACAACAGGCAAACCCGTTCGGTATCCCGCAACAAGAGTACCAGACCTTAATGACAAACCCGGATCATCCGGCAAATGCAAAGAGAATCGCAGAATTGATAGATCAACAGGCTATCGATGAACAATTGCGTAATGCCCTGGAATATACTCCGGAAGTCTTCTTCCCCGTGCCCATGCTCTATgtcaatttggaaataaatGGAAGCCCAGTGAAGGCCTTCGTAGATTCAGGTTCTCAAATAACTATAATGTCCAAGTCGTTGGCCGAGAAGTCAGGGTTGACGAAATTGATCGATAAGAGGTATGCCGGGGAGGCCAGGGGCGTCGGCAGGGGCGAAATTATAGGGAAGATTCATCAAGCTCAAGTGAAAATTGAAACTCAATTCGTTCCCTGTAGTTTCACAGTGTTGGATTTGGATATCGATATGTTGTTGGGGTTGGATATGTTAAGAAGACATCAAGGTTGTATCGATTTGGAGAAAAATGTATTGAGATTTGCTGGAGTGGAAACAAGATTCTTAAATGAATCGGAAATACCAAAGAGTGAAATATTCGAACAAAAATTGGAACCAACAAAGCCAACTCCAACATCTTCCATACCAAAACCTTCTCCGGGAGCAGTAGCCAAACCAGTACCAAAGACAGCCACGGCCACCGCCACGGTGCCAACTGCAACTGCAACAACAGCACCACACACCACACAAAGAACTTTCCCAGAACCACTGATCAAACAAGTCACAGATCTAGGGTTCACCAGAACAGAAGCCATCAACGCATTAAATAGAACAGGTGGTAACGCAGAACTCGCAGCAGCATTATTGTTCCagtga
- the NCAS0A03960 gene encoding uncharacterized protein (ancestral locus Anc_2.385), protein MEKKQFNETPTAPYTIVTHDYPAYNLTKILEQAKGIIKSVEGTRVVTPIGQDEELQERAGTTNNDSHQLRELVDTTSILIKYLNESIHETQQLKLKNMILQTNNGSLESRYEVEGNLQKQEFERLKCQLNHEKQTLLGRLQLKDEKVRKYKKKIRDKNGEINRLLKILHDNSISDASHLSVIETQGSTTTSSRINTPNGSFRVKTGMLKTLGALATQVLNEGNEDISENQTILEPEDKFHDPDVTEPEMLIFSHNTNPSIRILASQGNSGFENANEGDLPPETSETIVKVTSMKQLPKLRTFNAINNDLKDVV, encoded by the coding sequence atggaaaagaaacaatttaatgaaacaCCTACTGCACCATACACTATAGTCACTCATGACTATCCTGCTTATAACTTGaccaaaatattggaaCAAGCTAAGGGTATAATCAAGAGCGTGGAGGGGACTCGAGTTGTTACTCCCATAGGGcaggatgaagaattacaagaacGTGCTGGCACTacaaataatgattcaCATCAATTACGAGAGCTTGTAGATACGACATCGATACTGATTAAATATCTAAATGAATCTATCCATGAAACACAGCAATTGAAgttaaagaatatgataCTGCAAACTAATAACGGCTCCCTGGAATCTCGATATGAAGTTGAAggaaatcttcaaaaacaGGAATTTGAGCGGTTAAAATGCCAACTGAACCATGAGAAACAGACATTACTTGGTAGAttacaattgaaagatgaaaaagTAAGGaaatataagaaaaagatAAGAGACAAGAATGGAGAAATAAATAGGCTATTGAAGATCTTACATGATAATTCCATTAGTGACGCGTCACACCTTTCTGTTATTGAAACACAAGGATCAACAACTACATCATCAAGGATTAACACTCCTAATGGATCGTTTAGGGTAAAGACAGGAATGTTGAAAACCTTGGGTGCTCTAGCAACTCAAGTATTAAATGAAGGCAACGAAGATATTTCAGAAAACCAAACCATCCTAGAACCGGAAGATAAATTTCATGATCCTGATGTAACTGAGCCTGAAATGTTGATCTTTTCGCATAATACTAATCCATCAATAAGGATCCTAGCTAGTCAAGGAAATTCTGGCTTTGAAAATGCTAATGAGGGGGACCTACCTCCAGAGACAAGCGAAACCATCGTGAAGGTTACTTCCATGAAGCAATTACCAAAACTAAGAACTTTTAACGCTATCAACAACGACCTGAAAGATGTAGTTTGA
- the NCAS0A03940 gene encoding uncharacterized protein (ancestral locus Anc_2.384) produces MDNTQTSNIQYPLLTTQQSAMTAPPTPNTTDSHPLSTDTQLLLSKEERIERAIDYMNNEKNKKDKTTMSNRSLSIRNIALLFNVPKSTLYDRLKRGKKQTTAKKGLVAGKVEKVAIVEDPVAKMYANHTPLYTSHQDQMKLSLEREKELVNKIRALYHCLGNTVNLTQMKDHIVHLVDDTPLGKKWSTNFTRRHSDAVIYGLPSNVNSITMSNAKSFRNQFQYLWNCFLPVLQSSIKKLPDDQPLYYIVRSTVNARTVSSVFTCFKLVRNSTSSSSHVKYNFILNSPPKMVLFPMVFDKVQNSTTNDENDVNANIDETIMRAINSVEGQDPIQQQQQRSHPPQNMFKDYRVEKLNEVFNEIYRSLPGMPNAEENITNTSTQKLPFVIYEAFNGQYNWDVETCENLVIDKNNFLSFPWKQNLFQEYISLQMIPIVQDYQASVLPNGKMTTIPTTLIKDLPTSTLNISVLSDMFNKLLLSSSSMSVNDNVMGNFENDDTNSESASTTRSSTSENIDDQLRLEPISDQSSNFLEGSTLTQLRDVVQMINDNEENLYDNMTDPVSREILTVILNKVKTIASQ; encoded by the coding sequence ATGGACAACACACAAacatcaaatattcaatacCCACTATTAACCACTCAACAATCAGCAATGACTGCACCACCAACTCCGAACACCACTGACTCTCATCCACTCTCAACAGACACACAACTACTACTCAGCAAGGAGGAACGCATAGAGAGAGCCATAGACTACATGAACAAtgaaaagaacaagaaggaCAAAACTACAATGTCCAATAGATCACTCTCCATAAGAAACATCGCTTTACTATTCAACGTCCCCAAATCAACTCTATATGACCGCTTGAAAAGAGGCAAGAAACAAACCACGGCGAAGAAGGGACTGGTCGCGGGGAAAGTGGAGAAAGTGGCTATTGTGGAGGACCCCGTGGCAAAGATGTATGCCAACCACACACCGTTATACACTTCCCATCAGGATCAGATGAAATTGTCCCTGGAAAGGGAAAAGGAACTTGTGAACAAGATTAGAGCCTTGTATCATTGTTTGGGTAACACGGTCAATTTAACACAAATGAAAGATCATATTGTTCATTTGGTGGATGATACACCCTTGGGGAAGAAATGGAGTACTAATTTCACTAGACGTCATAGTGATGCTGTCATTTATGGATTACCATCAAATGTAAATTCCATTACCATGTCCAATGCGAAAAGTTTTAGAAATCAATTCCAATATCTTTGGAATTGTTTCCTACCCGTGCTTCAATCatcaataaagaaattaccCGATGATCAACCATTGTATTATATTGTCAGATCCACAGTTAATGCACGTACCGTGTCTAGTGTGTTTACCTGCTTTAAATTAGTTCGCAATTCCACTTCTTCCTCGTCTCATGttaaatataatttcatcCTGAATTCTCCACCAAAAATGGTTCTCTTTCCCATGGTATTTGATAAAGTGCAAAATTCAACTACTAATGATGAGAATGATGTCAATGCAAACATAGATGAGACTATTATGAGAGCAATTAATAGTGTGGAGGGGCAAGACCCAAtacagcagcagcagcagcgATCACATCCACCTCAGAACATGTTCAAAGATTATAGGGtggagaaattgaatgaagTGTTTAACGAAATATATAGGAGTTTACCAGGGATGCCAAACGCTGAAGAAAACATTACAAACACATCTACACAGAAACTACCATTTGTCATATACGAAGCATTCAATGGTCAATATAATTGGGACGTGGAAACGTGTGAAAATTTGGTCATtgataagaataatttcCTTTCGTTCCCCTGGAAGCAAAACCTCTTTCAAGAATACATATCATTGCAGATGATTCCAATAGTTCAAGATTATCAAGCCTCAGTGCTACCGAATGGGAAAATGACAACAATACCGACAACATTAATTAAGGATTTGCCAACATCTACCCTGAATATCTCTGTTTTATCTGATATGTTTAACAAACTATTATTATCGTCGTCATCAATGTCAGTCAATGATAATGTTATGGGGAATTTcgaaaatgatgatacaAATTCAGAATCTGCATCAACGACAAGATCTTCCACTTCTGAAAATATAGATGATCAATTAAGATTGGAACCCATAAGTGAtcaatcttcaaattttcttgaaggAAGTACGTTGACACAATTACGTGATGTGGTTCAAATGataaatgataatgaagaaaatttgtACGATAACATGACTGACCCAGTTTCTAGGGAAATATTAACTGTTATCTTAAATAAAGTGAAGACGATAGCTTCGCAATGA
- the NCAS0A03930 gene encoding uncharacterized protein (ancestral locus Anc_2.382), with protein MFNARLPLLLRTSGPRTQLRLFSRNTRALNQQQPPAPSQSSAPRIINRVGKFAWKFTLYGILAGTTYTVYSLYRETNPYNQLPQSTTFPNGSKRKTIVILGSGWGSISLLKTLDTSLYNVVVVSPRNYFLFTPLLPSTPMRTIELKSITEPVRAIMRQRKGEVTYYEATANDIDIKNKKLTLQTTCHDDNENMQRELQLDYDYLVVGIGAQSTTFNIPGVYENANFLKEISDSEKIRLKVLKNIETASFLKKDDPERQRLLNFVVVGGGPTGVEFAAELNDYVSQDLKKWLPDISKDIKVTLVEALPNILNMFEKSLIDYTQTFLQKENIDLKLKTMVQSVDENIVTAKMDGKEVEIPYGVLVWATGNAPTQLAKKMMNDLKEEQTSPRGLLINDRLQMLGAEDSVFAIGDCTFHPGLFPTAQVAHQEGGYLAEQFKLLHQLDQCKWEMNTANTDNTKELNKLENKLNEPFKYIHRGTLSYIGAERAIVELTIGDNKFKMHGPFAFWFWKTVYLSMCLSFKNRALVAFDWCKTYFFGRDSSV; from the coding sequence ATGTTCAACGCAAGATTGCCACTCTTACTCAGAACATCGGGCCCCCGGACCCAACTCAGACTCTTCTCCCGCAACACAAGGGCCCTcaatcaacaacaaccgCCAGCTCCTTCACAATCATCCGCGCCACGAATCATTAACCGTGTCGGCAAGTTCGCATGGAAGTTCACCCTGTACGGCATCCTGGCTGGAACGACATACACCGTCTACTCCCTCTACAGAGAGACAAACCCATACAACCAACTCCCACAATCCACCACCTTCCCCAACGGGTCCAAGAGGAAAACAATAGTCATCCTCGGATCAGGCTGGGGCTCCATCTCCCTTTTGAAAACATTGGATACCTCGCTGTATAACGTCGTTGTCGTGTCGCCAAGAAACTATTTCCTTTTCACCCCATTGTTACCCTCCACACCAATGAGAActattgaattgaaatccATCACGGAACCAGTGAGAGCCATCATGAGACAGAGAAAGGGCGAAGTCACTTATTATGAAGCAACGGCAAATGATATTGACattaaaaataagaaattgaCGTTGCAAACAACATGTCATGACGATAACGAAAATATGCAAAGAGAATTGCAATTGGACTACGATTATTTGGTTGTCGGAATCGGCGCGCAATCTACAACTTTCAACATCCCAGGTGTCTACGAAAATgcaaatttcttaaaggaAATTTCAGATTCTGAAAAGATTAGATTAAAAGTCTTGAAAAACATTGAAACGGCTTCATTCTTGAAAAAGGATGATCCAGAGAGAcaaagattattgaatttcGTCGTCGTGGGAGGTGGCCCCACTGGTGTGGAATTCGCAGCAGAATTGAACGATTACGTTTCacaagatttgaaaaaatggTTGCCTGATATTagtaaagatattaaaGTCACCCTAGTGGAAGCattaccaaatattttaaacatgtttgaaaaatctttaatcGATTATACACAAACATTCCtacaaaaggaaaatatagacttgaaattgaaaacaatgGTCCAATCAGTGGATGAAAATATCGTCACAGCAAAGATGGATGGTAAAGAAGTGGAAATCCCATATGGTGTATTGGTTTGGGCTACAGGTAATGCACCAACACAATTGGCTaaaaagatgatgaatgaTTTAAAGGAGGAGCAAACTTCTCCCAGAGGACTTTTGATTAATGATAGATTACAAATGCTTGGTGCGGAAGACTCCGTCTTTGCCATTGGTGATTGTACTTTCCATCCAGGTTTGTTCCCCACCGCACAAGTGGCTCATCAAGAAGGTGGATACTTGGCTGAACAATTTAAATTACTTCACCAACTTGATCAATGTAAATGGGAAATGAATACCGCCAACACGGACAATACAAAggaattgaacaaattggaaaataaattgaacGAACCATTCAAATACATTCATAGAGGTACATTATCATACATTGGTGCAGAAAGAGCCATCGTCGAACTAACCATCGGTGAtaacaaatttaaaatgCATGGACCATTCGCATTTTGGTTTTGGAAAACTGTTTATTTGAGCATGTGTCTATCATTCAAGAATAGAGCATTGGTCGCATTTGACTGGTGTAAGACTTATTTCTTCGGTCGTGACTCCTCCGTCTAA
- the UBP5 gene encoding putative ubiquitin-specific protease UBP5 (ancestral locus Anc_8.188), with protein sequence MVNVARSASNRILVRLNTLAEKFINEDKSLKNLEARLQECIDILENYRMECEKLGSLHPETPFKEAYSIYESAYIYYMILFKLLTERVPQSHEYADAKIERRCQPLLEVYSTLKKSLLQDTMIDNVETFLIKYSNEDPSMKIISTQKVEGGHNLPSGPFLTVPQLQTILSDQKISVLLIDVRKRYEFEFSHINSVAVLPLDPISFKPTYTIDQLEKISFINSPMHELQLFQKRNEYDVIVLYTKDNDITAYYYKQMMSLLAILLNHLHHHHHHHHHHNIKYPKILFLKGGFSEWVSHVSKSEIVSNLSDGYKNNNNNSNNIPCIKRPVTTSPHQIPISMVGSAPQPPQIPPPRNIYPSPPQTIPIIKNNANVTNAKNLITPQGIMTNRSIPDAIVTAIPTPSPPPLPRIPMKVGGTNESIWKYNPTIIIGLENMSNSCYMNCIIQCLLSVPELIQICLNNSFLKHINMESKLGSKGVIMKHFAKLIQDMHSQQVKTGRSLFSYPVKTIDFKNACASVSSIYSGSQQQDCQEFCEFLLDGLHEDLNQCGGNPPARELTDQEERLREGLCMRVASSMAWENFLHNNFSLIIDLFAGQYGSQLRCCVCQYTSTTYQPFTLLSVPVPLSSRVSRCSIIDCFQEFTKCERLDKDEEWFCPQCKRKQPSTKQLKITRLPKNLIIHFKRFDNMMNKNNIFIQYPYELDLTPFWVNDFNGELPLGMTNSLLTKGGQVGPFKYQLNAVACHMGTLGSGHYTAYVNKGPDVGWYYFDDSSHRIVKIATEYMNPDAYLLFYHRVYN encoded by the coding sequence ATGGTCAATGTTGCTCGTTCCGCATCTAATAGAATCCTAGTTCGATTGAACACTTTAGCGGAAAAGTTTATCAATGAAGATAAATCcttgaagaatttggaagCCAGGTTACAAGAATGCATTGACATTTTGGAGAATTATAGAATGGAATGTGAAAAATTGGGTTCCTTGCATCCTGAAACTCCATTTAAAGAGGCTTATTCTATTTATGAATCTGcttatatttattatatgaTACTTTTCAAGTTATTGACGGAAAGAGTTCCGCAATCACATGAATATGCTGACGCTAAAATAGAGAGAAGATGCCAACCATTATTAGAGGTATACTCcactttgaaaaaatcacTACTTCAAGACACAATGATAGACAATGTAGAAACGTTtctaataaaatattctaaTGAGGACCCAAGCATGAAAATCATCTCTACTCAGAAAGTGGAGGGAGGACATAATTTACCTTCTGGACCATTCCTTACTGTCCCACAATTGCAAACCATATTAAGTGACCAGAAGATATCCGTGTTGTTGATAGATGTGAGGAAACGATATGAGTTTGAATTCTCACATATTAATTCGGTTGCAGTTTTGCCACTTGACCCTATATCGTTTAAACCAACGTATACCATTGATCAATTAGAAAAGATATCATTTATCAATTCACCCATGCACGAATTACaacttttccaaaaaagaaatgaGTATGATGTCATTGTTCTCTATACAAAGGATAATGATATTACAgcttattattataaacaAATGATGTCATTACTGGCTATACTTTTAAATCACCTTcaccatcaccatcatcatcatcatcatcataatattaaatatcCAAAAATACTTTTTTTGAAAGGGGGATTTTCAGAGTGGGTGTCGCATGTCAGTAAATCTGAAATCGTATCGAATTTAAGTGATGgttataaaaataataataataatagtaataatattccatGTATTAAACGTCCAGTTACCACATCTCCACATCAAATTCCGATTTCAATGGTTGGATCTGCGCCACAACCACCACAAATTCCTCCACCTCGAAACATATATCCTTCCCCACCTCAAACGATTCCtattatcaaaaacaatGCCAATGTGACCAATgcaaaaaatttaattacCCCTCAGGGTATAATGACAAATAGGTCGATACCAGACGCGATTGTTACTGCGATCCCAACTCCATCACCCCCACCATTACCAAGAATTCCCATGAAAGTAGGAGGCACTAATGAATCCATCTGGAAATATAATCCCACCATTATAATAGGGTTGGAGAATATGTCTAATTCGTGTTACATGAATTGTATCATTCAATGTTTATTGAGTGTTCCTGaattgattcaaatatGCCTTAATAATTCCTTCTTGAAGCATATTAATATGGAAAGTAAATTAGGGTCCAAGGGTGTCATAATGAAGCATTTTGCCAAGTTGATACAGGATATGCATTCACAACAAGTGAAGACTGGACGTAGTTTATTTTCATACCCTGTCAAGACAATAGATTTCAAGAATGCATGTGCTTCTGTTAGTTCGATTTATAGTGGATCTCAACAACAGGATTGTCAAGAATTTTGTGAATTTTTACTTGATGGACTTCATGAAGATTTGAACCAATGTGGGGGGAACCCACCTGCTAGAGAGTTAACTGATCAGGAGGAAAGGTTAAGGGAAGGGTTGTGCATGAGAGTGGCGTCATCAATGGCATGGGAAAATTTTTTGCATAATAATTTCAGTCTCATCATTGATTTATTTGCTGGTCAATATGGATCACAATTAAGATGTTGTGTATGTCAATACACCTCGACTACGTATCAACCTTTTACGTTATTATCCGTTCCCGTTCCCCTGTCGTCACGAGTATCCCGTTGTAGTATTATTGATTGTTTCCAAGAGTTTACTAAATGTGAACGATTAGATAAGGATGAAGAATGGTTTTGTCCTCAATGTAAGAGGAAACAACCTTCGACGAAGCAATTGAAGATTACACGATTACCGAAGAATTTAATCATTCATTTCAAGAGGTTTGATAATATGAtgaataagaataatattttcattcaatatCCTTATGAGTTAGATTTGACACCATTTTGGGTTAATGATTTCAATGGTGAATTGCCTCTGGGGATGACTAATTCGTTATTGACTAAAGGTGGACAAGTGGGGCCGTTCAAGTATCAATTGAACGCGGTGGCGTGTCATATGGGTACATTGGGTAGTGGTCATTATACTGCGTATGTGAATAAAGGGCCTGATGTTGGATGGtattattttgatgattCTTCTCATAGGATAGTGAAGATTGCTACTGAATATATGAATCCCGATgcatatttattattttatcatAGAGTATATAActaa
- the RPS16B gene encoding 40S ribosomal protein uS9 (ancestral locus Anc_2.386) produces the protein MSAVPSVQTFGKKKSATAVAHVKAGKGLIKVNGSPITLVEPEILRFKVYEPLLLVGLDKFANIDIRVRVTGGGHVSQVYAIRQAIAKGLVAYHQKFVDEQSKNELKKAFTSYDRTLLIADSRRPEPKKFGGKGARSRFQKSYR, from the exons ATGTCTGCCGTCCCAAGTGTCCAA ACTTTTGGTAAGAAGAAGTCTGCTACTGCCGTTGCCCACGTTAAGGCCGGTAAGGGTTTGATCAAGGTTAACGGTTCTCCAATCACTTTAGTTGAACCAGAAATCTTGAGATTCAAGGTCTACgaaccattattattggttgGTCTAGACAAGTTTGCCAACATTGACATCAGAGTTAGAGTCACTGGTGGTGGTCACGTCTCTCAAGTCTACGCCATTAGACAAGCTATTGCTAAGGGTTTAGTTGCTTACCATCAAAAGTTCGTTGATGAACAATCAAAGAACGAATTGAAGAAGGCTTTCACCTCTTACGACAGAACCTTGTTGATTGCTGACTCCAGAAGACCAGAACCAAAGAAATTCGGTGGTAAGGGTGCTCGTTCCAGATTCCAAAAATCCTACCgttaa
- the LSM5 gene encoding RNA-binding protein LSM5 (ancestral locus Anc_8.192) codes for MSLLPDVLPLEVIDKTIGQAVWIILQSQPNREFTGTLIGFDDFVNVIIEDAVEWGIDPNDDFKEIIIMEHHGRMLLSGNNIAMLVPGGKR; via the coding sequence ATGAGTTTATTACCAGATGTCCTACCACTTGAAGTGATAGATAAGACGATAGGCCAAGCCGTATGGATAATACTACAATCACAACCAAATAGAGAGTTCACAGGGACTTTGATTGGGTTCGATGATTTCGTCAATGTTATTATCGAAGACGCTGTCGAATGGGGGATCGATCctaatgatgattttaagGAGATTATAATTATGGAACATCATGGGAGAATGTTATTAAGTGGTAATAACATTGCCATGTTGGTGCCGGGTGGAAAGAGGTAa
- the FTR1 gene encoding high-affinity iron permease FTR1 (ancestral locus Anc_8.191), producing the protein MANKVFNVAVFFVVFRECLEAVIIVSVLLSFLDQAIGNKHPILHKKLKKQVWIGVAVGFVICLAIGAGFIGAYYSLQDDIFGNAEDLWEGIFCMIATVMISMMGIPMLRINKMQGKWRIKIATSLVEKPKNKRDFFRLGYLSRRYAMFILPFITVLREGLEAVIFVAGAGITTQGSHASAYPLPVFVGLLAGGLVGFLLYYGASRSSMQIFLVISTSILYLISAGLFSRGAWYFENYRFNRATGGDASESGDGNGSYNIKKAVYHINCCNPELDNGWDIFNALLGWQNTGYLSSILAYAIYWIVLMCVIWLMIFEEKFGHLPLCKNLQMKHLNPGYWIKNKKKNELTEEEKDLLFRKMDKLEFTENGGVRDEGIANAETDDPDHLEEHESSGSKEVETKKGMSIINVTTTVPSDTI; encoded by the coding sequence atgGCTAATAAAGTGTTTAATGTGGCagttttctttgttgtcTTTAGGGAGTGCCTAGAGGCAGTGATTATTGTGTCCGTGTTATTATCCTTCTTAGATCAAGCCATTGGGAATAAACACCCAATATTACacaaaaaattgaaaaaacaaGTCTGGATAGGTGTTGCTGTTGGGTTTGTGATCTGTTTAGCAATTGGTGCAGGTTTCATTGGTGCTTATTATTCATTACAAGATGATATTTTCGGTAATGCAGAAGATTTATGGGAAGGGATCTTTTGTATGATTGCTACCGTAATGATTTCTATGATGGGTATTCCCATGTTaagaattaataaaatgCAGGGAAAATGGAGAATTAAAATTGCGACTTCCTTGGTTGAAAAACCCAAGAATAAGAGAGATTTTTTCAGATTAGGGTATTTGAGTAGACGTTATGCAATGTTTATTTTACCATTTATTACTGTGTTGAGAGAAGGTTTAGAAGCTGTGATTTTTGTTGCAGGAGCGGGTATTACCACACAAGGTTCCCATGCCTCCGCCTATCCACTACCTGTCTTTGTTGGACTTTTAGCTGGTGGGCTTGttggatttcttctttactATGGTGCTTCCAGGTCGTCTATGCAGATCTTTTTGGTGATTTCCACTTCAATTCTATATTTAATCTCTGCTGGTTTATTTTCCAGAGGTGCCTGgtattttgaaaattacAGATTCAATAGAGCAACCGGTGGTGATGCCTCTGAGAGTGGTGATGGTAATGGGTCATATAATATCAAAAAAGCCGTCTATCatattaattgttgtaatCCCGAATTAGATAATGGTTGGGATATCTTTAATGCTTTGTTAGGATGGCAAAATACAGGTTACTTATCTTCTATATTAGCCTATGCCATTTATTGGATTGTATTGATGTGCGTCATTTGGTTAAtgatttttgaagaaaaatttggtCATTTACCCCTTTGCAAGAATTTACAAATGAAGCATTTAAATCCTGGTTATTGGattaagaataagaaaaagaatgaattgactgaagaggaaaaggATCTACTTTTTAGGAAGATGGATAAATTGGAATTCACTGAGAATGGGGGTGTCAGAGATGAAGGTATCGCCAACGCAGAAACGGATGATCCAGATCATCTAGAAGAACATGAATCTAGTGGTAGTAAGGAAGTGGAAACCAAGAAGGGTATGAGCATTATTAACGTTACTACCACAGTCCCCAGTGACACAATttaa